The Polypterus senegalus isolate Bchr_013 chromosome 1, ASM1683550v1, whole genome shotgun sequence genome includes a window with the following:
- the LOC120514705 gene encoding protein phosphatase 1K, mitochondrial-like, which produces MSAQSSILCCRIGRLATNLRVASRKRWSTSLNRCISSSTDRKNLLAVTLQNHAPLTKAWDRFGIWLDEPILLPPRLADARVEAGSLPNVGCANQKGKRKTNEDRLCVQKLSDNVLLFAVFDGHGGDAAAEFCSRNISYFIRKNLQLEFDLETVLHKSFLEVDHAFLQHVYSLQEGVVLSVGTTATVALLRNETELVVASVGDSPAVLCREGKAIHLIEDHNPRRKDERQRIQQFGGFIEWNSAGEPYVNGRLAMTRSIGDFQVKPYGVIAEPETTKVMLQESRDSFLILATDGVSGIMEVQEMCDIVKKCQDSSEAAVIVTDQALQYGAQDNVTAIVVPFGAWGRYKNALTSSSFGRIMVASCRWS; this is translated from the exons ATGTCTGCCCAATCCTCTATACTGTGCTGCCGGATTGGACGATTGGCAACGAACCTGCGGGTAGCCAGTCGGAAACGCTGGTCGACATCGCTCAACCGCTGCATTTCCTCCTCCACCGACAGGAAAAATTTGCTGGCCGTGACATTACAAAATCACGCGCCGCTGACCAAAGCCTGGGACCGTTTCGGCATTTGGTTGGACGAGCCCATCCTGCTCCCCCCTCGCTTAGCCGATGCTCGTGTCGAGGCTGGGAGCCTTCCCAACGTGGGATGCGCCAACCAAAAAGGAAAGCGGAAGACAAACGAAGATCGCCTCTGTGTCCAGAAACTTTCAGACAATGTGTTGCTTTTCGCAGTCTTCGATGGCCATGGGGGAGACGCTGCTGCAGAGTTCTGTTCTCGCAACATATCATACTTCATAAG GAAAAATCTTCAGTTAGAATTTGATCTTGAAACAGTATTACACAAGTCATTTCTCGAAGTTGACCACGCCTTTCTGCAGCATGTTTATAGTTTGCAAGAAG ggGTTGTCTTGTCTGTTGGCACAACAGCAACTGTTGCCTTACTGCGCAATGAAACCGAGCTTGTAGTTGCCAGTGTTGGGGACAGCCCAGCTGTCCTTTGCAGAGAAGGAAAAGCAATACATTTAATTGAGGACCACAACCCAAGGAGAAAAGATGAAAGGCAAAG AATTCAGCAGTTTGGTGGATTTATCGAGTGGAACAGTGCTGGTGAACCCTATGTTAATGGGAGGCTGGCGATGACCAGGAGTATTGGAGATTTTCAAGTTAAACCATATGGTGTTATTGCAGAACCTGAGACTACAAAAGTAATG TTGCAGGAATCTCGAGACTCTTTCCTGATATTAGCTACCGATGGAGTCAGTGGAATAATGGAAGTTCAAGAAATGTGTGATATTGTCAAAAAATGTCAAGACTCGTCAgaagctgctgttattgttacagATCAG GCACTCCAATATGGCGCACAAGATAACGTGACTGCTATTGTTGTACCCTTTGGAGCATGGGGAAGATACAAGAATGCACTGACATCCTCCAGTTTTGGTAGAATAATGGTGGCAAGTTGTCGATGGAGTTAG